A region of the Penicillium psychrofluorescens genome assembly, chromosome: 6 genome:
GGAGAGCGATGGCATGACGCCGTCGCAGCAGGGCTTGGATGAGGGCGACCGGTTGCAGGTTGAAAAAGCGCCAGGGACGACGGGCGCTGCGTCGCCATTGCGACAGGTCATCAGTGCCGCGGGCGAAAAGGCGTCGAACGAGCAGGAAGATACGAATATGgtggatgagggcgaggtgACTGCGGGTGAGCAGTCCGATGAActggaagagggagaggaagccgATGACCGGTTGCCCGAGACGATGGACACTTCGTGACGGATTGCGACCAGATCTAGCATTGTACATTACTGGGAACTGGGGCATTATTGGGCATTGGCGTTCTAAATtatattcttcttcattcGTTCACGAAATCTCCCTCTCGGCCGTCTTGGCCTGCGCAATCGCATCCTTGGCCGCCGTGATGTGCTCGACATTGCTCTCGGagcccttcttgccctcctcgatctgTTAATAATTAGTTAGTAGAACCAACCAATTGgtaagaaagaaagaaaaagaagcgcaTACAATCAGACCCTCCAGATTGGCAACGCTATCCATAAGCTTCTGCTTCAACGAAGGCAGAACATTCTTCGTCTCGTCCAGCGCGCGTTGCTGTCTTCAAGTCAGTCCCTATGTCCCATTTCGGCGCcttgaaaaaaaaaaaaaaaaagactgaAAGGGGATCTACATACCTCTTGCTTCAGTGTGTACTCCCGATTTtcatcgtcgccgccggTCTGTGCCTCCAGCTTCTGCACGCGCTCAGTTTGTTCCTTAAGTTCGCGATGGTAGGAGGCCTCCTCCTTCACGAGTCGGAGGACGGATCCCGTGTGGATCTCGAGTTGTGAGCGAGGGGCCATCTTCGGTGTCGGTGTCTGAGTAAAGGAGGATATTGTGGCAGTTCCCCTCATGATGCTATCACTGTTTGCCTTGTTTGTTCGAGGGGGATCATGTGATGAGGGTAGGTCAATCAGCGTCAGGCAGCAATCAGGCAGACAGAGCTCCCGTGAGAAACCCTACCGTTTCCACCTTCCACTATGCGATTTACGGGAGTAGAGGGGCTTTGGTCGTATTCGACCATCACCACATGGCCGACTAATCATTAGCTAAATCATGCAACTAGTTTATTTCCTATTCCCGGTCTCTCTCATGCCTAGGTAATAATAGTCATAGCCATAATcacaccatcatcatcgtctcTATAGTCCATAGACAACATCTCGCCGCTCCAGCCAATGAGCGGTCATGTGCCGAATCTGTCATCCGCGCCTCGACCACATCGCTTGCTTGCAGCCCCTGCTTCGGTCCCTCTTTGTCGGTGCTATTATTCTTACATCTCCTGTCCTCGATTCATCATTCTCCTCTCATGTGCCAATCGCCGTGGGCTCGGACATCCCGCTCGAGTCCGCCTATTGACGCCTAATGTTGGTCCCATCGCTCCGACAGCTGGCGACGGCCACTGCGATCAGGAATGTTCGACGTAAGTGACATGAAACGAGGGGAATTTATTTCTATGCACTGACAATCTCTGCACGCTTAGTACTCCGCGATCTCGGCGATTTGCCATACCCGCTAGTTCGTCCCATCCTGCTCAAGGTCGACAACCCGGAGCAGCTGGTACGTCATACTCCCTCCGTCCCCCCTCCAAAACGTGTCCATTCATTCTGAACAGCGGACTGACTCGGCTCCCGACATAGCATTGCATCGAACAACAATCCCCCCAAGTCGCCAACGACACCGAAGAACTATGGCTCGAGTTCATCAAGCGCGACATCCCGCAATGGGAGACCTACGACCTCCCGCGGCACTCGGACCACTGGTATGAATTATACTGCGACCTCCGCGAACAAGCCCAACGggccgtcgacgaagacgccGAGAAAATGAAACTAGCGCTGGACGGGCTCAACTCCCAGAAAGCTCGGCTGACGCCCAAGATCGTCTCGGAGCGCTCTCGGCTGCCGGGCAAGCGGCCGACACAGCGACAGCGCTACGCCGCGTATGACAGGAAGATGGGCGGGCTGGCCCCGGTCTTTGGGAAGCCGACGGGTGCCTCGGAGTGGAGTTTCCAGGCGCCGTCTATGCCGCGCTCGGACTTTGGAGCTGgaacaaagaagaagcagacgaTTTTCACACCCCAGAAGAGGAATATTGCCCTCGCTGTGCCGACCAAACATCTTCATACGAGGGCTAGTCAGATCAAGCAGGCTCCGCGCTCGCTGATTGAAGAGCATCGCCGGCCGTCGGAGCAGGTTGTCAGAGGCACGGATAGTACAGCGCCCAACGCCAGTGCTTCGGGACGATCTTCTGGGCCGCgggcagctgctggagggaATTTCTCGCCCGCAAAAGGGAGTGCCCTGGCGGAAAAAGAAGCAAGGCTGCGGGCCTTGACTTCGGGCAAACCGGCGTCGTCCCATTCGCCAACGCCACCAATTTCTGGAGAGAAAgcgtcttctccttcttccaaaGCAACGTCACCGCCACTATTGAATACCAACCGCAAACGCCCAGCCGcctctcctccaccacagaTATCACCAATCTCATCTGACTCCTCGAAtatcgccgccgccgccgccactACCACCGGTGATACACCCTCCACATCTCCAGCACGCCCACCCATGATCCTCAGACGAGCACCGCCTAGCATCTTCATTCAACCGAAGCGAAAACGGGTCACATAAAAAATCATCACGGCATATAGCTGTCTTTGTCTTGCCTTTTAATAAGTGTCCCATTTTCGGCGTTGTCGTGTTGATGTCTTGATTCGAATATACCGCATTTGTctcggtgttctggaacATATCTGTTTgtctgtttctttctttgggCTTGGGGGGCATCTTCATTTTTGGGAGCGAAGACAGGTGGTATTTGTCCATGTCATGTCATGTCGCGTTATTATATGCTCTTTCTGGTGTTTTTGCGTTGGAATAATATGGTGGCGACCACATAGTCCGCACAAGATAGATATCCCACAGGGGACTCTGCATAGGGGTTTATTTCCATTCCAAGCCCTTGCTTATTCGAGCCATTTATGCTCATCAGTAAAATCAACGCGTCTAGTCTGGTGAATAAAACAGTTCCTCATTCAATAATCCATTTCAGCCCTCGAAATATGATATGGTATCTAAAAACAGTGTAAAAAAGGCTTGAAGTGATATAGCTCCAGGATGTGTGtggttggtgtggttggtCGGTTACATCGCATCGCATCCACCACGCAGAGCCAGCACGAGGTGCAGCGTGGAGCCGCCTTCGAGGTTGTATTCCGCCGCTGTCTTGTCGTCCGCCCTGTCCGATAAATATTGTGTGAGCTATggttctctttcttttctagTGACAAAACACATGCAGACACAGTATGTGGCGGTGAATCAGG
Encoded here:
- a CDS encoding uncharacterized protein (ID:PFLUO_009114-T1.cds;~source:funannotate); amino-acid sequence: MLVPSLRQLATATAIRNVRLLRDLGDLPYPLVRPILLKVDNPEQLHCIEQQSPQVANDTEELWLEFIKRDIPQWETYDLPRHSDHWYELYCDLREQAQRAVDEDAEKMKLALDGLNSQKARLTPKIVSERSRLPGKRPTQRQRYAAYDRKMGGLAPVFGKPTGASEWSFQAPSMPRSDFGAGTKKKQTIFTPQKRNIALAVPTKHLHTRASQIKQAPRSLIEEHRRPSEQVVRGTDSTAPNASASGRSSGPRAAAGGNFSPAKGSALAEKEARLRALTSGKPASSHSPTPPISGEKASSPSSKATSPPLLNTNRKRPAASPPPQISPISSDSSNIAAAAATTTGDTPSTSPARPPMILRRAPPSIFIQPKRKRVT
- a CDS encoding uncharacterized protein (ID:PFLUO_009113-T1.cds;~source:funannotate); its protein translation is MAPRSQLEIHTGSVLRLVKEEASYHRELKEQTERVQKLEAQTGGDDENREYTLKQEQRALDETKNVLPSLKQKLMDSVANLEGLIIEEGKKGSESNVEHITAAKDAIAQAKTAEREIS